In Canis lupus baileyi chromosome 15, mCanLup2.hap1, whole genome shotgun sequence, one genomic interval encodes:
- the ZFP42 gene encoding zinc finger protein 42 homolog encodes MDQQLKKRVKTCGQKGPGRRAFSRDKPRPSKPQPVQQELCNTTWAFEDESMFFETSHLVVGEDSFSDCYIECIIRGEFSEPILEEESLKSLDYLEEGSEQELSQQVLTASSLLEKSLKCMQKGAKQELPQQIVRENSELENSETIKSKKLPCGGIPSMDLSNPKQCAEFAGKKPTKDKESEAPEKIVCPHSGCTKKLKSRASLRKHLLVHGPRDHVCAECGRAFNERAKLKRHFLVHTGERPFRCTFEGCGKRFSLDYNLRTHVCIHTGEKRFVCPFESCGKRFIQSNNLKAHILTHAKTNKNQ; translated from the coding sequence ATGGATCAGCAACTGAAGAAAAGGGTGAAGACTTGTGGCCAGAAAGGCCCGGGTAGAAGAGCCTTCAGTAGAGATAAGCCAAGGCCATCCAAGCCACAGCCAGTCCAACAGGAACTTTGCAACACAACATGGGCCTTCGAAGATGAAAGTATGTTCTTTGAAACTAGCCATCTGGTTGTTGGAGAAGATTCCTTCTCTGACTGTTACATAGAATGCATAATAAGGGGTGAGTTTTCTGAACCCATCCTGGAAGAAGAGTCACTTAAGTCCCTTGACTACCTGGAAGAAGGATCAGAACAAGAGCTTTCTCAACAGGTTCTCACAGCAAGCTCACTTCTGGAAAAATCTCTGAAATGCATGCAAAAAGGAGCAAAGCAAGAACTTCCTCAACAAATTGTTAGAGAGAATTCAGAGCTTGAGAATTCTGAGACCATAAAAAGCAAGAAGCTTCCTTGTGGAGGAATACCTAGCATGGACCTATCCAATCCTAAACAGTGTGCAGAATTTGCtggaaagaaaccaacaaaagaTAAGGAATCTGAGGCTCCAGAAAAAATTGTTTGTCCCCACAGTGGATGCACAAAAAAGTTAAAGAGTAGAGCTTCCCTGAGAAAGCATCTCCTCGTCCATGGTCCTCGAGATCACGTATGTGCAGAATGTGGGAGAGCATTCAATGAGCGTGCGAAACTAAAAAGACACTTTCTGGTTCATACTGGAGAGAGGCCATTCCGGTGCACCTTTGAAGGATGTGGGAAACGCTTTTCCCTGGACTACAATTTGCGTACACACGTATGCATCCACACTGGGGAGAAACGTTTTGTGTGTCCCTTTGAAAGCTGTGGCAAGAGGTTTATTCAGTCAAATAACCTGAAAGCTCACATCTTAACTCATGCAAAGAccaacaaaaatcaatga